One genomic region from Phocoena sinus isolate mPhoSin1 chromosome 3, mPhoSin1.pri, whole genome shotgun sequence encodes:
- the S100Z gene encoding LOW QUALITY PROTEIN: protein S100-Z (The sequence of the model RefSeq protein was modified relative to this genomic sequence to represent the inferred CDS: inserted 1 base in 1 codon), with the protein MPGDGSSWMTELVNTAGGAGLEIAMDAMIRIFHXYSCKEGDRFKINNGELKMLLQRHLTEFLSCQKDPELVDKIMQDLDANKDNEVDFNEFVVRVAALTVACNDYFVEQLKKKGKTSSKLI; encoded by the exons ATGCCGGGTGATGGGAGCAGCTGGATGACAGAGCTGGTCAATACAGCAGGAGGAGCAGGT CTGGAGATTGCCATGGACGCCATGATTAGAATCTTCC GCTACTCCTGCAAGGAGGGGGACAGGTTCAAGATCAACAACGGGGAGCTGAAAATGCTCCTGCAGCGACACCTCACAGAATTCCTCTCG tgtCAAAAGGATCCCGAGTTGGTTGATAAGATAATGCAGGACCTGGATGCCAATAAGGACAACGAAGTGGATTTTAATGAATTCGTGGTCAGGGTGGCAGCCCTGACCGTTGCTTGTAATGATTACTTTGTAGAACaattgaagaagaaaggaaagacaagTAGTAAGCTAATCTAA